The DNA sequence CCCACATAATAATACCCGTGCCGCCTATAACAATTAACAATAGAAATTAGTATTGGGTCCAAGAGAAATCACGACTTACCTAATGTCATATCTAAATTACTTTGAGAAATTTGTACCGCCCCACTATCGGTAGGGTTATAGAAACTATGGCATatctgaaacaaaacaaagttcCAACAATAAATTGATTAATTTTCAGTAATTggacataaaataaacattaaaaaatgtGCTAggaatacttactaaaataaatgcaGTTGCTACGAGTTTGAATTGCTTCGGTGCCTTCCAATCCATGGTAGGAATTAAGTCGGAAATAAACTCagttaagttatattttaattctattacaataatgccgAAAgggaataaatattttatgcggCTACTATGCAGTAATGGAGGCGGTGGTGGTAAAAAAATGACGTCGATGACAGAAGACAAGTCGTCGATACGTCATCGTTATCGCCCGTTTAATCTGTGGGTTATGTGATGTAGGTTTTTCAAGAGTATAGTGTTAAggcgccgacacactagcggacgcggcttacggacgcggctgtcagcTTTAGCCCGATATAAACCACACTAACACGGTGTTTCACTGCAAGCTCAGACTGCAAGCTTGCGAGTTTTAGTTCGCGGTCTATAAGTGAAAAGTAAACTTAATTACTTAAAACAGACACGTCCGTCAGCCGCGTTCGATGATGTGTCGCCACCTTGATCTTCTCAAACCTTCACCATGCGGTTGatgttttcataaaaacagtAATTTGGACAGTAAATGAGGCAGCAGCTATGGCTATGGCAGCGCTGGTCTGTGATTTTATCTGTCGCCGTCGCGGGTGTGGCCACCCCACCACCCCACCCCACCCCTCAACTGACAATATATTCCTAATCTGTCAAACAAAACATTTACAAGTAGAAATCGTAAATTTTGCGCatctttttgtaatttataagATAAACTTGAATGGGAAATTCATTTAACAATGAACAAGTTCGTTGGATTTTCCTTAACACTCGTTATAGTTGCGGTATTTGTCTCAAAAGGTGGGTAAATGCTTAAGTTTTAATGTTGCAGTATCTGTGTAACTGACTATAGTAATAACGAAAATAACTATTTCCCTTGCAGTGGTTGGATTAGAATGCTACGTATGTGAAAATCAAGAAGACAACAATGAAAAGTGTgtgaaaacaataaaaaccTGTGAATATAATCAAGATGTTTGTCTGACTGAAATCAAATGGGGCAGTACTCCATACTGGTCTCAGGGGGCTAAGAAACAGTATTATGTGTCGAAGAGATGTTCCAACAAGACGGAGTGTGCGGCCACGCGGCAGCGCTACATGCCCGTGTGCACCCACATCTGGTACCTGGACTGGGTCTGCTCCGACTGTTGTCAAGGAGACAGGTGCAACTACTATATCATTGTAAGTTtgtcaatataaaatacacttcCTATTTACATATTATCGGATCACACCAAAGCCTATAGTGACTGGTCTCTAAAACAGACAGAAATTACCCAATACCTGAATGGAAACCACATAATATGGGGCATATATgacaacataaaaataaatattaataaagaatAGTGAAGCCCATTAGTGACAAGACCAGTCCTGAAAGTTATTTTGCCACTCCAAAGAAATGCTTATGGTTAAATGACTGATTGCATGTAagttataataacaaaaaacttaTTGCAAGAAATCCTGAACCCATATAAGTTTAGCATGTGTTATGATTATGTgtgaaattaatatttcattattttccttTCCAATTTTTCAGAATGGCAGTATGAACATCAAGCCAACTGTTGGCATACTGGGTATCTCTATTCTATTgcttttattgaaataacctTAGCCAGGTTTTCTGTTATATTATAACTGATCAAAAACTGTTACATGAAGTGCCTTTTCTGTGTTAATTGTAATACGATTCCGTCCCATAAATAtgattttacataataatatttatttacaatactgACTGATTTAGAAATAATGAATTGAATCTCTCTGTTTTGTAATTGTACAAGGCAtatattttatgcatttttaattttttataataagtctTTTAAATTTGACTATACAATATTCTAAGAATACTATATTCTTCttgtacatacataacatATAACTATTATGTGTATTCATAAAGTACAGACCACACCGCCAGCCTACTAGCTTGCAAACCTAGATGTAAGATGCAAAATGATGTTCACCTGCCTAGCTTGCTAGCTGGCGGTATAGCCTGATTCTCATTGTCAGAAATTCATTTTTTCatgtataaattatacaagtgaaacatattttatttttcttgaattattttatttatactcacaatttttgtattatgtatatctTTGGATTTTGTTGTTTCAAGAATTCAACATCCTTGATTAAAACCATAATAGATAATTATGaatgtatacatttataaatacctactgtaaAGTAAAGTTTATCAGTATACTCAATAaaagtaactacctaccttCCTACTTAAATCTATGCTGTTTACTGACCATAtaaatttttttcttaattttgtgaCAGTGTATGATGAATTATTTTGTACTATGTATGTAAGTGAGTAAGTGACACATTAatgtttttgaaataaaatttaaaatcatgtaagtacttagtatttttatttatattacagtTTATCCCCAAATTTAAAGGGAAGGGATCTTTCAGGTAACTTGATGTCCAGAAAATTATTAGACTGGGTGATGCTGTAaagaagattttttttctgtatacTCAGACGAATCGGATTTTTGTTTTAGGccttatgtataatttttgcTATCATCATACAGTCACAAATAAAACACACTATGGAGATGCTAGAGGTGGTAGCGTATCCCcttgcaaagggaggatcctaaACTGAGCTAGGTACATGCTAGGTACATTGAGCCATTATTACATGCGAGTGGCTATGCATTGTATGCCGCCGGCACTGTGTGCACGGCCTTTATAGctaaatctatttattttttaatgtcagATAGCTATCGTTTATCAAATGAAATTCAGGCAGTCGGCAAAAAAGCTTGacataagaaatataaaaagtttCTAAACATGttctaaagtaaataaaatattttggatATAAGTTACAATACATAAGTTAAACGACATcgtgataaaaatatagtataattattacctaactactctctgatttttaattggaaagaattctgacattttataagtgatgctactaaaaaagttctttaccgaaaaaatgaaaaattgcgatccatttctgggcaataactttttcttaatatttttatacaaaaagataaatctaaatatttacttgctcaagtaaactaatacaaaaataacaaatatttcaatataatagctgttcccgcgatcttcgcttcgccttaataagttttcccgtgggaattccgcgataaaaagtaacatatgtgttaatccagggtgtcagctaacttcattccaaatttcattaaaatcggttcagccgttttgacgtgaagaaataacaaacatacacacatacatacatacatacatacacatatacacttacaaactttcgcatttataatatgaagtaggatcacgactcacgacccatgtatcgaattaattttaattgctttattttattctttagcatggcatcacttcctactaaattcagggatgataaacctttttaatcaatttcaaaaaaagattgtctattcggtaagtacacacggcaacgtcaaatggtcggcagggcacactaacgtagtgtatgtgtgcacactaacgttgtctatgtgtgcataaacgcagaaatcggtttacacaccagtaacaaaccacacacacacacacacaacagcacaaacgagtttgcgcgtaggcaaatgcccgtataccagctgtgacataaaaatatcaaccggtagtgttagtgaaatagttataaaattgatgtgaagcaaaatttcactatctgtgtctatacacttcgtagctcattggtagaatgttcgactaatgaaacataggtcgtgagttcgagtccacggatggttatttttatttaacttaattcaaattttgcgttaatttaaacgctgttgagtataaaattaatatatttgaaactgacaaatgactacaagctgcatagctgtcgactatttctcttcgccaaaaatatatgattcgttcttcatttgagaattaaaaccattctaccctcatacaatatgaataaacgaaatttgtttttagttttagtgacaattcacctctgcgtctgcaaagtgattcactttgtgatttgtcaatttaattaattactcttcgcagtcagtatggaaagtcacttaaccatgttcaaaaaggcggagataatcgtatttatatgaacaaaacattacaattagtgaaatcgcaagacgtttaacggtaagtaacatagaattgtaaatattttatttgactgttagaatatttgtatttgtataagctaagtatttgtttttttttatttgcagaggagaactgttcaattatgggttcaccgatacgcagattcgggacatgtagacagtagtcgtctatacggatgcatcaccacgccatcgagatatcgtagctgcacatagcgctgatccattctgcagcacccgttctacggccacaacacataatctatccctacaaaccgtacgggttcacttgcgtgctgctgggttgcggtgtcggaagccgacgaagaaaattgctctaaccgatcagaTCCGACGatgtcgaaacagagtgcgtttagcgactgactattttaaactttgattggtgcaacaatgtggtgatatttagtgatgaaaagtcctttaagtcagacaaggatggacgtaagacattatggcgaaaaagtggtgaaaattataattattggggttagctcagtaatttttatttttccatttgtatgagattttagttattttgttaaagacttattattatttacaattatgggtaagccaatgtgttaatgatgttattgttactgaggttggaataagttatcttatttctagctaattaacatgttgattcatataactaatgacttgcctatttactttagtaaaacagccagtccattcttttctgatgtttattatgatttaaaaatatctattattattatatattattaactatgttttaaaacgaaaaacaacaaaaacgtaacatccttaatgtttatgttacggcaagaataaatttggtaattttaacaattaataacttgtttcatttactttctgtgttgcttttattcgtttatactacaatactattattaaccatcttaaaaaataaattaaatctataaaaaaaaaacaaaaaaggaatattgtaggttcagtgggatttgaaccaccattCCTATTATTGTAttcttgtatcataccaactgagccattcaatctattacaatgccttgcaaaattttgcttcatatcataaaaacaatgaatcattgtcactggcacaactacatgcttacaatatccgtgtgtgggttgcccagaactaaataattacgtcaacgtcgctgacacacacatacactacctacgttagtgtgccctgccaaccatttaacgttgccgtgtgtacatataatatgttcggtatgtatgtaagattattggaactgcaccatattgacatatgacaatatacgagtattagggctaataaacaaatattcaaaattttataaatgtttatgtacctatgtacgtttatatgcttgttggtatgtatgtttgtccacgcatatctccgaaacgattgatctgattgtcactattctttttgagggttccgtacctcaataggaaaaaaaggaacccttataagATCACACTTTGTAGTCACCACCTTTTTTCtcggaaacgggtaaagatatcaagctgatatttcgtatagatgtacataattatgatgaaattaaaaggaaaactacctcaggtaattaagtatacttgtacggaacactcactgcgcgagtccaactggctcagtcgggtaagcgcccgcttctcaagcaagagatgcgggttcgaatctcggcgctgacatgtaggtaacaatgagttctttgaatttaagtacaatgtataccatcgctcttacggagaaggaaaacatctgtgatcatatgtgaacccaccaacaccgcagtggaccagcgtggtgggaaatggtccaagcttaggaaggcagtatggagatgctggaggcgggttccgctcatctggcataatctttattgaccaaaactcatttcgcataactcgtatggtctaaacttttttggtcgaaccatcactttgccaagacttatgtggcataaggctcgtttcgtctaaaactctttaggcacaatctttaaacacctaagtttcgtttgctcaaatttatgttcgtctatacctatgtataatcttgtttctcctaatgttatcttaataaataatatattaagtatgtaataaatgtacaaattgtggtatttttctcctacatcccgaaaatcacgatattgtatgataaaaaaatcgaaagttaacgaccaatggATTGGACAGACTCTGCAGCTGGGTAGAAACAACTTCCAATCAGAGGTCAATAGAAGAATACAATTGGGCTGGGCAGCATTTGGCAAACTTCGTCAAGTCTTCTCGTCGCCCATACCACAAAGTCTCAAGACGAAAGTCTTTGATCAGTGTGTCCTACCGGTTATGACCTATGGGGCTAAAACGTGGACACTTACTGTGGGACTGGTTCACAAACTGAAGGTcactcagcgagctatggaaagagctatgcttgaaagatcgcatccggaacgaagtaatctgacagagaactaaagtcaccgacatagctcaccgagttagtaagcttaagtggcaatgggctggtcacatctgtcgaagaaccgatgaccgatggggtaaacgtgttctgctgTCCTACTCCCAGCGATGAGTCGCTGACACAATTTCACCTGTATCGCTAATTTGGTACCACCACCGCACATTTTAGACTCACAGTTTGCTGTGACGACCCGCAAGCCAGTCAGTgcacacaatacaattttatagagcgaCATCTCTTTTTTTTACCTCTATTCAAATTCGAACGCAACATCGCCCTGACATCGGCgcggctaccgtttcaaaaataattactagttgtttttagatatattttctacgacagcgataattatataagataattgagattatctttaattgtatttttcactgtttgtaatatatttaggtaggtacggtaattatttctcaccgtaggtaaatccccttttaatttggagcgccgcacttaataaaatggatacagggactaaaaaaaatatattatagtctcagatgtccagactcgtattgaaaaagtgcccagcccaaaaaggtttgtgatctctgatttgtctaaaattgataactgtcagaattccgtaagattactaataacagtgtaactaaaataatataaaattatactaaaaatattattttatttacatacataaacataaaataacctTATTTTTGGGAAAGCTTattagacgcatttttcctgaaataaaaatgacatattatgtatctagcctatctgaaacctagttaaacattgtgagatatggcgtttcgactttctccgtgttcggcatcataagggtcacagtgacagttaaataaagtcaatttttctctccacctttaatttgcaaggtgcgggtgcctatataaatagagtgagtcgcccgcgcgcctcagttgtaatatcaccatgcagaaatgactaggtttcagataggctagatacataatatgtcatttttatttcaggaaaaatgcgtctattatgtagtctgagcctatctgaaacctagttaaacattgtgagatgtgtttattatcgcatggtggagagaaaaccaactgtgacccataagctactgatgagtatatcagtagataaatatttaaatctataaatttataatgcatagatttctaggtaatagatatactaaaaagaaaggtataagtatacacaaGACtgaagtacttccttattattcctgacttgtcagaaagttatggaaggtatgtacctatacatataggtaggtatttatacatatggatacacacagtgcctcttcgaaagcaatacttataagtaattattgatcaaaatcttgttattgtcaaggcaatatttttaacatacactagccgaatggatggaaccagtgaaatactttgcaacaatatttaaaagctgtaaaatgtagaatatcgatccaggccgctggggctcaggtcagcacatgctgactagggtatgtaattctggactgacctcagaaatgcagcagccgaccctggagcctcgaggacctgttcagtcagccctgtacgacgacacggcctgtaacacctggcgcggcatctagtccttggaacgaggagtggtgcttgaagggaagataattttactaaatatctcagcctcatcagctactggaaaagattagatgaaggctgtgacactggcggataactaagtattcagtttttccaaaacatgatgcaggtcactatattcatattctagattgacaagtaacacacagtctaattttgtattctaactaactcggcggttaacgagttcctgtgcagtcctactaggaaggaaagttattttataagccttcgcaccgattttgtgggctactatcattctgtatcatcatgtgtgaatattatgagctctggcagcattccttggtagatgacatcaattaataaagattgattaacacaacaataacaactataatagttgataaatgaaacccggctaacatgtcttaactgggtaagtaaatggtCAGTCAttccaccaggataagtaaaatgttcagtacttcatatgaaaaacattaacaaggtcacctttaggtatgctcgtcaacactaagggcaggtctgggccaaaaccttaaggcttcgccttgttgcaacttcaaaggtacgtaggtaggtacctacttacattgttgtaggttcgattttgaaaccataagtcaacctagataaaacaaaataaaatagctcgattaaataaagatggtacgtaaagatgttagttgtacctgatcagacctgatgcaacgacagccaacatagactctctaatctgtggaagcaacaatcatggtggccgctggcgggaacatggacagttggacgagccacctcgagcctgacttatcaatcagaactgacagttcgccaacagcagatagcttgcggctatctataggtaaacttaggtagttagctatacccaagaaaaagtccttggacatcgatatgacagtggaacggcgaataactgtgacattctttaaaacaaaaaggcttgttgttgttgtccagctaaggaaggttacctacttcagtgacctggtattgcattctgaaagaactgcgaagagttaatattattactaataattattacttatttagaaagttttcagcaaactctaataaatcaagcagctaccacgtcaccgctgcccggttataactctgtactagcttagtagatatatataccagttctagccttcagctagaggccagagagctcctaaataagatgcgagtacgagcatgacacaagtttttttttttttttttacttggtaactagttacgtaactaactgaaagatccataaaacagttgaggattactcaaaatggaattgtgaaaacggaacgtctgcatcttaaccagtcagtctaagtagtttcagcagatacagcgTTGAAAattagttatgaaacgtttgcaccagaatcgaattaaaaatacattttcattagagaagccgtttaggcatgattaggtactttcacactttggattgtgctccaaatgatgaccttcgaaattcatagaaatttaatgacgactgccattgtttattatctagccccgtacattgagtagggctgcggctacacgtgatgtgatacacagcacacagtaggtatatgcatgttcccagaatagtggaagttataattttaccaaaaggtag is a window from the Plutella xylostella chromosome 10, ilPluXylo3.1, whole genome shotgun sequence genome containing:
- the LOC105385386 gene encoding uncharacterized protein LOC105385386 yields the protein MNKFVGFSLTLVIVAVFVSKVVGLECYVCENQEDNNEKCVKTIKTCEYNQDVCLTEIKWGSTPYWSQGAKKQYYVSKRCSNKTECAATRQRYMPVCTHIWYLDWVCSDCCQGDRCNYYIINGSMNIKPTVGILGISILLLLLK